The following proteins are encoded in a genomic region of Coffea eugenioides isolate CCC68of chromosome 6, Ceug_1.0, whole genome shotgun sequence:
- the LOC113774134 gene encoding nucleolar and coiled-body phosphoprotein 1-like, whose translation MVRIRGGSTSAGRSFRLRDEDIEIVDPPPVAPKKKKMTRGGKVKQTAQRKLVTPIAESSDEQMEGQISEGNIAGENEEPEQVTQGDETVTRSSSKRKRTAKGKRTPQSKKKQSADPSVDQQNEENTTESQPTPEPSIRKSPRTRTETQNVGASATQTSKGTRSGKNPVSQPVPEPVPLPKFIDDEARDRFDTDSRRKLSYGRFLTPIFAHFEIPFSGKSPKDSVSSVFSKAYFERKNLKFFDGHWCYKETVAESRRKNLHETPVTPRTPHDQSGYVSPFTMHPRKSANGLMMTMTSAQQSSFLEKRNLLVPPIPETNETAHQKEPRSEPTGPTTGNETTPASSSQPKDKDKAPVTEEAYEDDDEETEEEEDPEQYRLTRRRPGSSKITI comes from the exons ATGGTTAGAATTAGGGGAGGATCTACTAGTGCCGGACGGTCTTTTAGGCTTAGggatgaagacattgaaattGTTGATCCACCTCCTGTGGcacctaaaaagaagaaaatgaccCGTGGTGGCAAAGTGAAGCAGACTGCCCAAAGAAAATTAGTTACTCCAATTGCTGAATCATCTGATGAACAAATGGAAGGGCAGATCTCTGAAGGGAACATTGCTGGTGAAAATGAGGAACCAGAGCAGGTTACCCAAGGTGATGAAACTGTCACAAGGTCTTctagtaaaagaaaaaggactGCAAAGGGGAAGAGAACTCCCCAATCCAAGAAAAAGCAATCTGCTGATCCCTCTGTTGATCAGCAGAATGAAGAAAACACTACTGAGAGTCAGCCAACACCTGAACCCTCCATTAGGAAGTCTCCAAGGACAAGGACTGAGACTCAAAATGTTGGTGCATCTGCCACTCAAACCTCAAAAGGGACACGTTCTGGGAAGAATCCAGTATCTCAGCCTGTACCTGAACCCGTTCCTCTACCAAAGTTCATCGATGATGAAgccagagacagatttga CACTGATAGTCGTAGGAAGCTTTCCTATGGCAGATTTCTGACCcctatttttgctcattttgAAATACCCTTTTCTGGCAAATCTCCAAAAGACAGTGTTTCATCAGTTTTctcaaaagcttattttgaaagaaagaacCTAAAATTTTTTGATGGTCATTGGTGCTACAAGGAGACTGTGGCCGAGTCTAGAAGAAAAAACTTGCATGAAACCCCTGTCACTCCTAGAACTCCCCATGATCAGTCAGGCTATGTTTCTCCTTTCACCATGCATCCTAGAAAGTCTGCCA atggtctcatgatgaccatgaccTCTGCCCAACAATCCTCTTTCCTTGAAAAAAGGAATCTTCTTGTGCCCCCTATACCTGAGACAAATGAGACTGCTCATCAGAAAGAACCAAGATCTGAGCCCACAGGGCCAACTACTGGTAATGAGACCACACCAGCTTCCAGCTCTCAGCCCAAGGATAAAGACAAGGCTCCAGTAACTGAAGAAGcatatgaagatgatgatgaagaaactgaggaagaagaggacCCTGAACAATATCGTCTGACCAGGAGGAGGCctggatcatctaaaatcacCATCTAG